In Bacteroides sp., the following are encoded in one genomic region:
- a CDS encoding glycosyltransferase family 4 protein: MKVLMFGWEFPPHISGGLGTASYGLTKALMKHEVDIIFVVPKAYGDEETKSIRLVNASDVLIDIKDELFRELVSRLSYLEIDSTLIPYADDEEYFRITEQLEKGVKAEQLSVKTQKYSFAGGYGKNLMEEVRRYALVGAEVARQQEFDIIHAHDWLTYLAGAEAKRISGKPLVVHMHATEFDRSGENVNQLVYDIEKEGMEAADIVVAVSNLTRNVVINRYGIPAEKVITVHNGVEPATPSRYLDAEKKVDEKIVTFLGRITFQKGPEYFIEAAYKVLQRDPNVRFVMAGSGDLLPKMIRRVASLGIATKFHFTGFLKGDDVEKMFGMSDVYVMPSVSEPFGISPLEAMRSNVPVIISKQSGVAEVLDYAVKIDFWDIDAMADAIYSLLHYNALPEMFKKYGKTEVENIKWDQAGKKVKDIYENLLA, from the coding sequence ATGGGAATTTCCACCCCATATTTCAGGCGGTTTGGGAACGGCAAGCTATGGCCTTACCAAAGCGCTGATGAAGCATGAGGTTGATATCATTTTTGTTGTTCCCAAAGCTTATGGTGATGAAGAAACGAAAAGCATCAGGCTGGTCAATGCTTCAGATGTTCTGATAGACATCAAGGATGAGCTATTCAGAGAATTGGTATCCAGACTAAGTTACCTGGAAATAGATTCTACATTGATACCGTACGCCGACGATGAGGAGTATTTCCGCATTACCGAGCAGTTGGAGAAAGGGGTGAAAGCAGAGCAGTTAAGCGTAAAAACGCAAAAATACAGCTTTGCGGGAGGATATGGCAAAAACCTGATGGAAGAAGTCAGGCGTTATGCCCTTGTGGGTGCTGAGGTGGCTCGCCAGCAGGAATTCGATATCATTCATGCCCACGATTGGCTGACATATCTTGCCGGGGCAGAAGCCAAGCGCATCAGCGGGAAGCCTTTGGTTGTGCATATGCATGCTACGGAATTTGACCGCTCGGGTGAGAATGTAAACCAACTGGTTTATGATATCGAAAAGGAAGGGATGGAAGCAGCCGACATCGTGGTGGCTGTCAGTAATCTTACGCGTAATGTTGTGATAAATCGTTACGGCATCCCTGCAGAAAAAGTGATCACGGTGCACAATGGAGTAGAACCTGCCACCCCAAGCAGGTACCTCGACGCGGAGAAAAAGGTGGATGAAAAGATCGTTACCTTTCTTGGCAGGATCACCTTTCAGAAAGGACCGGAATATTTTATTGAAGCGGCCTACAAGGTGCTGCAACGCGATCCTAATGTTCGTTTTGTAATGGCGGGCAGTGGCGACCTGTTACCCAAAATGATTCGCAGGGTGGCCAGCCTGGGTATTGCTACAAAATTTCATTTTACCGGTTTCCTTAAAGGTGACGATGTAGAAAAGATGTTTGGGATGAGCGATGTTTATGTGATGCCATCCGTTTCCGAACCCTTTGGAATCTCTCCACTGGAAGCGATGCGATCAAATGTACCAGTGATCATTTCCAAACAGTCGGGTGTAGCCGAGGTACTTGATTATGCCGTTAAAATTGATTTCTGGGATATCGATGCGATGGCCGATGCGATATATAGCCTGCTACATTACAATGCCCTGCCCGAGATGTTCAAGAAATACGGTAAGACCGAAGTGGAGAATATTAAATGGGATCAGGCAGGCAAAAAGGTAAAGGATATCTACGAGAACCTGCTGGCATAA